The Erigeron canadensis isolate Cc75 chromosome 4, C_canadensis_v1, whole genome shotgun sequence genome window below encodes:
- the LOC122596190 gene encoding probable cyclic nucleotide-gated ion channel 5, which produces MLKCVSQSQFMRLDDLGSRSSSASSSIPLNKRGFEGISQPHHAAAIPFKSFKKGIEKGTERIRSIGRSLGFGVSRAVFAEDLKVSEKKIFDPQDKFLLTWNKFFVVSCILAVSIDPLFFYLPVIDQSKSCLGMDRKMAIIVTTLRTIIDTFYLIHMALQFRTAYIAPSSRVFGRGELVINPAQIAKRYLRWYFIIDFLSVLPLPQIVIWRYLQRSRGSDVLSTKQALFFMVLLQYIPRFARIVPLTSELKRTAGVIAETAWAGAAYYLLLYMLASHIVGAFWYLLSVERNDTCWRRACKESGHDANLLYCGNDHMVGYDRWSNISRSVLTTACSPDGDNPPFDFGIFQQALSSNIVSSKTFVSKYCYCLWWGLQNLSTLGQGLQTSTYPGESLFSITLAISGLILFALLIGNMQTYLQSLTIRLEEMRVKRRDSEQWMHHRLLPQDLRERVRRYDQYKWLETRGVDEESLVQSLPKDLRRDIKRHLCLSLVKRVPLFENMDERLLDAICERLKPCLYTDHTYIVREGDPVDEMLFIIRGRLESVTTDGGRTGFFNRSLLKEGDFCGEELLTWALDPKSGANLPSSTRTVKALREVEAFALPADELKFVAGQFRRLHSRQVQHTFRFYSQQWRTWAACFIQAAWRRHCKRKILERRRKEEEEETELAAHDASGGNGGSHSLGATFLVSKFAANALRGVHRIRDQDQDRKLETGRELVNLPKPPEPDFTADAD; this is translated from the exons ATGCTTAAATGTGTATCTCAGTCTCAATTTATGAG GTTGGATGATTTAGGTTCAAGATCATCATCAGCCTCATCCTCGATTCCCCTGAACAAACGTGGATTTGAGGGAATAAGTCAGCCACATCATGCAGCTGCAATCCCctttaaatctttcaaaaaaGGAATTGAAAAAGGTACTGAACGAATTAGATCAATCGGCCGCTCACTCGGATTTGGAGTATCCCGTGCAGTATTTGCTGAAGATCTTAAAGtatcagaaaaaaaaatctttgaccCTCAAGATAAATTCCTTCTGACATGGAATAAATTCTTTGTTGTTTCCTGTATTCTGGCTGTGTCTATAGACCCATTATTTTTTTACCTCCCGGTTATTGATCAGTCTAAATCATGCCTTGGTATGGACAGAAAGATGGCCATTATAGTTACAACACTTAGGACCATTATTGATACATTTTATCTTATACACATGGCTCTTCAATTTAGAACAGCATACATTGCACCATCATCACGGGTTTTTGGACGGGGTGAACTTGTGATTAACCCAGCACAAATAGCTAAAAGATATTTGAGGTGGTATTTTATCATTGATTTCCTCTCCGTGCTTCCCCTGCCACAG ATTGTCATTTGGAGATATTTGCAAAGATCTAGAGGTTCAGATGTATTATCTACAAAACAAGCATTATTTTTTATGGTGTTACTCCAGTATATCCCAAGATTTGCACGAATTGTGCCTTTAACTTCAGAACTCAAAAGGACTGCTGGTGTTATCGCTGAAACCGCTTGGGCTGGTGCTGCTTATTATTTATTGCTGTACATGCTTGCTAGTCAT ATAGTTGGGGCGTTTTGGTATTTATTGTCTGTAGAGCGTAATGATACATGTTGGCGAAGAGCTTGTAAGGAAAGCGGTCACGATGCTAATCTATTGTATTGTGGTAATGATCACATGGTGGGTTATGATCGCTGGAGCAATATCAGTAGGTCAGTTTTAACCACGGCTTGCAGCCCTGATGGTGACAATCCACCATTTGATTTTGGGATTTTCCAGCAGGCTTTGTCATCGAACATCGTGTCATCGAAAACATTTGTATCAAAGTACTGCTACTGCCTGTGGTGGGGACTGCAGAATTTAAG CACACTTGGGCAGGGGCTTCAAACCAGCACCTATCCTGGGGAGTCTTTATTTTCCATCACACTCGCCATATCTGGACTCATTCTCTTTGCTCTTTTGATCGGAAACATGCAG ACATACCTCCAATCTCTCACTATCCGTCTTGAAGAAATGAGAGTTAAGAGGCGTGACTCTGAACAGTGGATGCATCACCGGTTACTTCCACAGGATTTGCGTGAGCGTGTAAGACGCTACGATCAGTATAAGTGGTTAGAAACTCGTGGTGTGGACGAAGAGAGCTTGGTCCAGAGTTTGCCCAAGGATCTCAGAAGGGATATAAAACGTCATCTTTGTCTCTCTTTGGTCAAAAGG GTTCCCTTGTTTGAGAACATGGACGAGAGATTGCTTGATGCCATATGTGAAAGGCTAAAACCTTGTTTATACACTGATCATACCTACATTGTTCGAGAAGGAGATCCCGTGGATGAAATGCTCTTCATAATCCGTGGTCGTCTTGAGAGTGTAACCACTGATGGCGGCAGAACTGGGTTTTTCAATCGTAGTTTGCTAAAAGAAGGTGATTTTTGTGGTGAAGAGCTTCTAACATGGGCACTTGATCCTAAATCTGGGGCTAACCTTCCATCTTCAACTAGAACCGTGAAAGCACTACGAGAGGTGGAAGCATTTGCATTACCAGCAGATGAACTGAAGTTTGTTGCTGGCCAGTTTAGGCGGCTGCACAGTAGACAGGTGCAACACACTTTCAGATTTTACTCACAGCAGTGGCGAACCTGGGCAGCATGTTTCATTCAGGCAGCCTGGCGGAGACATTGCAAGAGAAAAATTCTTGAGCGAAGGCGTaaggaagaagaggaagagacAGAATTGGCTGCACATGATGCATCCGGTGGTAATGGAGGTTCTCATAGCCTTGGTGCTACTTTCTTGGTGTCAAAATTCGCGGCTAATGCTCTTCGTGGGGTCCACCGGATCAGGGACCAGGACCAGGACCGGAAATTGGAGACTGGCAGGGAACTGGTAAATTTACCAAAGCCTCCAGAGCCTGATTTTACTGCCGATGCTGATTAG
- the LOC122594838 gene encoding early nodulin-like protein 1, which translates to MGSTRLLFLCLATTLVVFSVNLDVSEATEFVVGGKQNSWSTNAPNELNAWAEKERFKVGDSLVFKYDAKVDSVLQVEEGDYKKCIKTKPINEYHDGNTLIKLNESGAFYFISGANGHCEKGQKLVIRVLSQKHSSTAPAPSLPPTTTPSAASPPPVFTPAEAPKDSSVGSSDFAISTMVMTTLVAAAAAMI; encoded by the exons ATGGGTTCGACTAGGTTGTTGTTTTTGTGCTTGGCAACAACTCTCGTCGTGTTTTCGGTGAATCTTGATGTGTCCGAAGCAACTGAGTTTGTCGTCGGAGGAAAACAAAACTCGTGGAGCACCAACGCTCCTAACGAGTTGAATGCTTGGGCCGAAAAGGAAAGGTTTAAGGTCGGAGACTCGCtag TGTTCAAATATGACGCAAAGGTGGATTCGGTGCTGCAAGTGGAAGAAGGCGACTACAAGAAATGCATCAAAACCAAGCCTATCAACGAGTACCACGACGGCAACACCTTGATCAAGCTAAATGAATCGGGTGCCTTCTACTTCATTAGCGGTGCCAATGGACACTGCGAAAAGGGCCAAAAGCTCGTGATCCGGGTTTTGTCTCAAAAACATAGCTCCACCGCACCGGCTCCTTCACTTCCTCCTACAACTACTCCATCGGCCGCTTCACCTCCTCCGGTGTTCACCCCCGCAGAAGCCCCAAAAGATAGTTCGGTTGGATCGAGTGACTTTGCCATTTCGACCATGGTCATGACCACCTtggttgctgctgctgctgctatgATTTAA